Genomic segment of Candidatus Binataceae bacterium:
CGCACCAACCTGGTCAGCAAGAGGAACGTCAATAAATGAATTACCTCACCGACGAGCGCAAAATGATTCAGCAGATGGCGCGCGACTTCGCCATCGAGCAGGTCCTGCCCATCGCCAACAAACTCGACCCCGAGCAAGGCGACATCCCGATGTCGCTGCGGGACAAGATGGGCGAGCTCGGCTACTTCGGCATCCTGATTCCCGAGGAATACGGGGGGCTGGGGCTCGGCGTGTTCGAGTACGCGCTGGTGACCGAGGAACTGGCGCGGGCGTGGATGAGCGTCGCCAGCATCATCGCGCGCGGCAATTCGCTATGGGGCGGGGTGACGGAAGAAGACAAGCGCCGCTACTTTCCGAAAATCGCGCGGGGTGAATGGCTCGGCGCGTTTTCGCTCTCAGAGCCCGACGCGGGCTCCGATCTGGCCAACGTGGCATGCAAGGCGGTGCGCCAGGGCGATGAATGGGTGATCAACGGCACCAAGACCTGGTGCACGTTCGCCGACGGCGCCGACTATATCGTGCTGTTCGCGCGCACCTCGCCGCCGACCGACCCCAAGCGCCGCCATGTCGGGATCAGCCAGTTCCTGGTGAAGAAAGAACGCGGCACCTTCCCGTCCGGAATCTCCGGATCGCCGATTCGCAAAATCGGCTACTTCGGCTGGAAGACCTTCGAGCTCCATTTCGACAA
This window contains:
- a CDS encoding acyl-CoA dehydrogenase family protein, with translation MNYLTDERKMIQQMARDFAIEQVLPIANKLDPEQGDIPMSLRDKMGELGYFGILIPEEYGGLGLGVFEYALVTEELARAWMSVASIIARGNSLWGGVTEEDKRRYFPKIARGEWLGAFSLSEPDAGSDLANVACKAVRQGDEWVINGTKTWCTFADGADYIVLFARTSPPTDPKRRHVGISQFLVKKERGTFPSGISGSPIRKIGYFGWKTFELHFDNFRLPAEALLGEEGRGFYAMMSGLETARVHTAARAIGLARGALEDSIEYAKRRSQFGHPIGDFQAIRFKLAEMAANIEAARQLMYFVANEVDSKRRCDKEASMVKWFASEMAERVTSDALQIHGGYGYTKDFAIERYWRDARLTKIFEGTSQIQLRVISDRLLGPQD